A window of the Numida meleagris isolate 19003 breed g44 Domestic line unplaced genomic scaffold, NumMel1.0 unplaced_Scaffold244, whole genome shotgun sequence genome harbors these coding sequences:
- the HOXC12 gene encoding homeobox protein Hox-C12: protein MGEHNLLNPGFVGPLVNIHTGDTFYFPNFRTSGGQLPGLPSLSYPRRDNVCSLPWASSEPCNGYPQPYLGSPVSINPSFGRACDLARVEESKCYYRESCSDAAGLKREERGRDSALLPLESGLPNGMGGNFSKYDYPGAEAVPHDPPSCQSLESDSSSSLLNEGNKGTAGEAGGLVSPLNQGSTLGTGGAPWYPMHTRSRKKRKPYSKLQLAELEGEFMVNEFITRQRRRELSDRLNLSDQQVKIWFQNRRMKKKRLLLREQALSFF from the exons ATGGGCGAGCACAACCTCCTTAATCCCGGCTTTGTGGGACCTCTGGTGAACATCCACACGGGAGACACCTTCTACTTCCCAAATTTCCGAACCTCCGGAGGGCAGCTGCCGGGGCTGCCGTCCTTATCGTACCCCCGACGGGACAACGTCTGCTCCTTGCCCTGGGCGTCTTCGGAGCCCTGCAACGGGTACCCGCAGCCCTACCTGGGCAGCCCCGTCTCCATTAACCCTTCCTTCGGCAGAGCCTGCGATCTCGCCCGggtggaagaaagcaaatgctaCTACCGGGAGAGCTGCTCCGACGCGGCCGGGCTCAAGCGGGAGGAGAGGGGCAGGGACAGTGCCTTGCTGCCCCTCGAATCCGGCCTCCCCAATGGCATGGGGGGCAATTTCAGCAAATACGACTATCCCGGAGCCGAGGCAGTGCCCCACGACCCTCCGTCATGTCAGTCCTTGGAGTCAGACTCCAGCTCGTCTTTGCTCAATGAAGGGAATAAAGGCACAGCGGGAGAAGCGGGGGGCTTGGTGTCCCCCCTCAACCAAGGCAGCACTTTAGGCACCGGTG GTGCTCCTTGGTACCCGATGCACACACGGTCCCGGAAAAAGCGCAAACCCTATTCCAAGCTGCAGCTGGCGGAGCTGGAGGGGGAGTTCATGGTCAATGAATTCATTACTCGCCAAAGAAGGAGGGAGCTCTCAGACCGATTAAACCTGAGCGACCAGCAGGTGAAGATCTGGTTCCAGAACCGAcgcatgaaaaagaaaagactccTCCTGAGGGAGCAAGCcctgtctttcttttaa